The window TTATGTGACCGAAAAGCGCCGAGGCATCGGGGGGTGGCTGCTGAGTCAGTTCTTGCTATTGTGTACTCGCTTGGCTTACTACATGCTCAGAGATGAAGACGGCGAGATTTATGACAATATTCGATTTAATCCGAAGGTACTCCTGGGTATTGATACGCCCTTGGTTCAGTATATGGACTATGTGAACAAGTTAGAACCGTCGCAATGGTCGCTGACGAAAACAGATGCTTCTGTTAAGCATGAGACGTTTCAAAGATTTTAGACCTCAATCCGGTGTATAGGGTAGAAAAGTTGATCTCATGCACCCTTGGGGTAGGAATTTTTCAGGGGCGATCGCACTTTAATCTTTATCAAAAGTTCATAAAGCTTCCGTAATTCCTCAGATCTGGAAAAGTTCCGTATTTATTCCGATCCCCTGACGCAAAAATTCGAGAACAATAGGTGTAATCCTTTGCATTCTAAACAGTCCATCAAACAAACTTAATCTTTCTTCAAAAGGACTTAACAAAACTTCAAAAACTAGGTTACCTCAGATCTTGCACCAAGCCCTTGTACCCCTCCCCAGCCCTTCCCTGATCAAGGGGAGGGAGCTAGATTCCCCCCTGGATCAGGGGGGTTAGGGGGGTGATGCAAGATGTGAGTTACCCTAACTTTCCCCCTCTCCTTAGCTTGCAACCTCAATAATCAGTAATTTGCTCCTTTGCAATTCTGCTACTTTTGAATAGCCCATGCTGCAATCGATACAAGACTTTTTCTCCGGAAATTTCATGGCACACGGCTACTGCTTCCTCTGGAAGCCGGAATTAGTGTGGTTGCACGCCGGCTCGGACTTTTTGATTGGTCTTGCCTACTACTCAATTCCTCTGATGCTGCTCTATTTTGTGCGTCAGCGTCAGGATGTGCCTTTCCAAGGAATTTTTCTGCTGTTTAGTGCCTTTATTTTGTCCTGTGGCACGGGTCATTTACTGGAAATATTGACGCTTTGGCATCCGGTTTATTGGCTATCGGGTTTGATGAAAGCCATTACTGCAATAGTTTCTCTATATACGGCTTCAGAATTAGTGCCTCTAATCCCACAGGCGTTAGCATTACCCAGTCCAGCCCAACTTGAAGCCGCAAACATAGCTCTGGAAAAAGAAATTGTTGAGCGCAAGGAAGCGGAGAATGCCTTACGCCAAGCGAAACAAGAGTTAGAACAACGGGTAGAGGAACGAACCAGAGAGCTAGCAAGAGCCAATCAAGTGTTGCAATCTGAAATCATTGAGCGGGAGTTAGCCGAGTTAGCATTGGCAGAGCGTGAACGATATTTGGCGGCTTTAGCCGAAGTACAGCACAGCTTGTTGTCACTCAAAGGGGATAAAAACTACTACACCTCAATTTTGGAGCTGCTGGGGCAATCGGCTAAAGCCAGTCATGTTTATGTGTTTGAGAATTTTTACGATACTAGGGGTGAGTTGTGGAGCCGTCCCTGTGCCCAGTGGTATGTTCCTCACCTCTACAGTGAAGGTGATAGTGCCAAATGTCCTTATTTGCCTTATGAAACCTGCTTACCCCGATGGACTGAGATTTTGGCACGGGGTGAAACCATTATGGGACTCGTCAGCGAATTTCCTGAAGAAGAGCGTTTTACTCTAGAGCAAATGGGGATTTTATCACTATTAGTTTTGCCCCTATGCGTGAACGATCAGTTCTTTGGGTTCATTGTCTTCGATAACTGTACAAAGGCAAAGGTATGGTCAGCATCGGCAGTGGACTTGTTAAGGGCGGCGGCGGCGGCACTCTCACTTCAGCACGAGCGTTTTAAAGCAGAGGTGGCGCTGCGGCACTCAGAAGCTCAGCTTAGAGAACAAGCGACTCAACTAGAGCAAGCGCTGAATAAGATTAAGCAAACCCAAACCCAGCTAGTACAAAGTGAAAAA of the Allocoleopsis franciscana PCC 7113 genome contains:
- a CDS encoding GAF domain-containing sensor histidine kinase, whose product is MLQSIQDFFSGNFMAHGYCFLWKPELVWLHAGSDFLIGLAYYSIPLMLLYFVRQRQDVPFQGIFLLFSAFILSCGTGHLLEILTLWHPVYWLSGLMKAITAIVSLYTASELVPLIPQALALPSPAQLEAANIALEKEIVERKEAENALRQAKQELEQRVEERTRELARANQVLQSEIIERELAELALAERERYLAALAEVQHSLLSLKGDKNYYTSILELLGQSAKASHVYVFENFYDTRGELWSRPCAQWYVPHLYSEGDSAKCPYLPYETCLPRWTEILARGETIMGLVSEFPEEERFTLEQMGILSLLVLPLCVNDQFFGFIVFDNCTKAKVWSASAVDLLRAAAAALSLQHERFKAEVALRHSEAQLREQATQLEQALNKIKQTQTQLVQSEKMYSLGMMVAGIAHEINNPVGFVYGNITPASESIQDLLTLVNLYRQHYPNPVPVIQEYEETIDLDFIMDDLPKLLQSMKVGAERIRDIVASLRTFSRTDQSQMKRVNIHEGLDTTLQILQHRLKKKPGRPAIEVIKKYGRITSVECYSGQINQVFMNILANAIDALESMIISSEHIESETMVAHPSPQIQIYTELIDARESISNLPSVVIRIIDNGPGMTERVRLLLFDPFFTTKPIGQGTGLGLSISYQIIVAKHGGQIRCVSAPGQGTEFIIEIPIRQCHRKFSPSRQDSSEPQVLPAKNWQLC